A stretch of Myroides oncorhynchi DNA encodes these proteins:
- a CDS encoding IS1595 family transposase codes for MEIFKGQNILNLVKELPDDESCKAYLSKIKWSNGFTCVKCGHKKGCLKSNHSYYCYNCEHVESSTANTLFHKVKFGLHKAFMIVFEMTTSTKSISSIQMGKRYGISQPTAWGFMHKVRLAMQSSEQSPMTETVHVDEFVVGGYEQGKPGRSYDTKKAKAVIAVELNTERKVKRAYVKCIDDYSAKSLTTIFEQHISEDANVVTDKWRGYNPLKKKYNITQKESDKGANFKELHVIIHQLKSWIRTVPSHINKKYIQAYFNEFVYRLNRSLFKETIFHNTIVKMVKAKPTTLNMISGN; via the coding sequence ATGGAAATTTTTAAGGGTCAAAACATTCTTAACTTAGTAAAAGAACTACCAGATGACGAATCTTGTAAAGCTTATCTAAGTAAAATAAAGTGGTCAAACGGTTTTACTTGTGTAAAATGTGGACACAAAAAAGGTTGCTTAAAATCTAATCATTCATACTATTGCTATAACTGTGAGCATGTTGAAAGCTCAACAGCTAATACCTTATTTCACAAAGTCAAATTTGGTTTACATAAAGCATTTATGATTGTGTTTGAAATGACAACTTCTACCAAAAGCATATCTAGTATTCAAATGGGTAAACGCTATGGTATAAGCCAGCCAACAGCGTGGGGCTTTATGCATAAAGTTCGTTTAGCTATGCAAAGTAGCGAGCAATCTCCTATGACTGAGACAGTCCATGTTGATGAGTTTGTTGTAGGGGGATACGAACAAGGAAAACCAGGAAGAAGTTACGACACCAAAAAAGCTAAAGCAGTGATAGCTGTAGAGTTAAATACTGAAAGAAAAGTAAAAAGAGCCTATGTTAAGTGTATTGACGATTACTCTGCTAAGTCATTAACTACTATATTCGAACAACACATTTCAGAAGATGCTAATGTAGTTACAGATAAATGGAGGGGATACAATCCCTTGAAAAAAAAGTATAACATCACTCAAAAAGAAAGTGATAAAGGTGCTAATTTTAAAGAATTACACGTGATAATTCACCAACTTAAATCCTGGATTAGAACTGTACCTTCACATATCAATAAGAAATACATCCAAGCTTACTTTAATGAGTTCGTATATAGATTAAATAGATCCTTATTTAAGGAAACTATTTTTCATAACACAATTGTAAAGATGGTTAAAGCGAAACCAACTACTTTAAATATGATTAGCGGAAACTAA
- a CDS encoding TonB-dependent receptor domain-containing protein produces MNRSYIWLLSLCSLGTYAQTEAQLDSLLNAFNTNLGEVIINTSTPVFQQKADKMVFSVENSALSDGSTVLEVLGRAPGVVVSQEGELSLRGKKGVSVMLNGKLSSLSTKELANLLRSTNSSQVKNIEIIANPSAKYDAAGNAGIINIVLKKYKMEGLKGSSYVNAGRGRKNRMNAGASLGYTHNKLSLFGDYSYTFRGEEEHKHYIQDFYNVANPTLIDKHNEQRLTSNEPLTSNNFKIGVDYSISSKTTIGFLLDAKIGRYEDFSKGYNKNFSPSGQLDLHVNTNNSNSEHWYDYTYGLTATHLFNEKGSKVDVDLEYENSKFRSNQIQLSDVIANTSNATLYRNRRGHIPSQFKVFNGKADFTIPFNDKHNLETGWKSTVKSNDNPSVYEMQNADSWLIDPASTNHYKYNEQIHAAYANYKFSLDHWNFQVGLRSEFTQTEIDQKTTNEYSKNDYTKFFPSASIKYETDNAHGFYASYSKRINRPSHFDLNPFRFYDDPFNYWQGNPKLKPEITHASEVGYTWSKYLIANVYFSLTNDVMTNVYNYQQDTGILVSTQENLNKSYHYGANVTGTISPVEWWSMSNMFNLFNNKYEGNYQGTEINSSQVAFTFNSQNNFTIVKGLKADVNAQYFSKSNLGLYKRDSYFDLTIGLSKALLEDKATIKLAVADVLNTVNYNVTGDNFNSNIRKKYDLDSRIATLSFNYKF; encoded by the coding sequence ATGAATAGATCATATATATGGCTACTTTCACTATGTAGCTTGGGTACCTATGCCCAAACCGAAGCGCAATTAGACAGTCTACTCAATGCATTTAACACGAATCTAGGAGAAGTAATTATCAATACCTCTACTCCTGTGTTTCAACAGAAAGCAGATAAGATGGTATTTAGTGTGGAGAACAGTGCTTTATCAGATGGAAGTACAGTTCTAGAAGTATTAGGAAGAGCTCCAGGAGTAGTTGTATCTCAAGAAGGCGAATTATCACTACGTGGCAAAAAGGGAGTTAGTGTTATGCTAAACGGAAAACTGAGTTCTCTTTCTACAAAAGAACTAGCCAATCTCTTGAGATCAACCAACTCTTCTCAAGTTAAAAATATAGAGATTATCGCTAACCCTTCTGCTAAATATGATGCGGCAGGTAATGCAGGTATTATCAATATTGTTCTAAAGAAGTACAAGATGGAAGGGCTAAAAGGAAGTTCTTATGTCAATGCAGGACGAGGTCGTAAAAACCGAATGAATGCTGGTGCTAGCTTAGGCTATACACATAACAAACTTAGCCTATTTGGGGATTACAGTTATACTTTTAGAGGAGAGGAAGAACACAAGCATTATATCCAAGATTTTTACAATGTTGCTAATCCTACTCTAATAGACAAGCATAACGAACAACGCTTAACAAGTAATGAACCTCTGACTTCTAACAACTTTAAAATAGGTGTAGATTATAGTATCTCTTCTAAGACGACTATTGGATTCTTACTAGATGCTAAAATAGGTAGATATGAAGACTTCTCTAAAGGATATAATAAGAATTTCAGTCCTTCTGGTCAGCTAGATCTTCATGTTAATACAAATAATAGCAATAGTGAACACTGGTATGACTATACTTATGGACTTACTGCTACTCACCTATTTAATGAAAAAGGAAGTAAAGTAGATGTCGATTTAGAATATGAGAACTCTAAATTCAGATCTAATCAAATACAACTTTCAGATGTAATTGCAAATACGTCAAATGCTACGCTATATAGAAACAGAAGAGGACATATCCCTTCACAGTTTAAAGTATTTAATGGAAAAGCGGACTTCACTATTCCGTTTAACGATAAGCATAATTTAGAAACTGGATGGAAATCAACAGTAAAATCTAATGACAATCCTTCTGTCTATGAAATGCAAAATGCTGATTCGTGGTTAATTGATCCTGCTTCTACTAATCACTATAAATACAATGAGCAAATACATGCTGCTTATGCAAATTACAAGTTTAGTTTAGATCATTGGAACTTCCAGGTAGGATTGCGTTCAGAGTTTACACAAACAGAGATAGATCAAAAAACGACTAACGAATACAGTAAAAACGATTATACAAAGTTCTTTCCTAGCGCTTCTATCAAGTACGAAACAGATAATGCACATGGCTTCTATGCTTCGTATAGTAAACGTATTAATAGACCAAGTCACTTTGACTTAAACCCATTCCGTTTTTACGATGATCCATTTAACTACTGGCAAGGAAACCCTAAGTTAAAACCTGAGATAACACACGCTTCTGAAGTAGGATATACATGGAGTAAGTACCTTATCGCAAATGTGTACTTCAGTTTGACAAATGATGTGATGACGAATGTGTATAACTACCAACAAGATACAGGTATCTTAGTAAGTACACAAGAAAACCTAAACAAATCATATCACTATGGTGCGAATGTAACAGGTACAATAAGCCCTGTAGAATGGTGGTCGATGAGTAATATGTTTAATTTATTTAACAACAAATATGAAGGGAACTATCAAGGTACAGAAATCAATAGTTCGCAAGTAGCCTTCACTTTTAACTCTCAAAACAACTTTACTATTGTCAAAGGATTAAAAGCTGATGTCAATGCACAGTATTTCTCTAAGTCAAACTTAGGCCTATACAAAAGAGATAGTTATTTTGACTTAACGATAGGCTTATCTAAGGCCCTATTAGAAGACAAAGCGACTATTAAACTAGCTGTAGCAGATGTTCTAAACACTGTGAACTATAATGTAACAGGAGATAACTTTAATTCTAATATTCGCAAGAAATATGATCTAGATAGTCGAATAGCTACTTTATCATTTAACTATAAGTTTTAA